Below is a window of Streptomyces sp. WMMB303 DNA.
GCGCTCCGCGGCCGAGTACCGCTCGTCCCAGGCGTCCGCGTCCATCTCTCCTCCTCCCGGCGACCGGCAGCCGGTCCGGACCACGCTGCCCGCCGGGCACGCCCGCCACCTGCCGCCACGTTACGTGTGCCGCCGCCGGACGACGGCCGCACCACACGCCGACGGTTCCGGCGCCCGTTCCGTATGCCGTACGCCGGCACGACCTCAGGTGCGGACGCGCTCCCGGATTTCGGCCGGGTGAAGGGGGACTTCGTCCTGCCGCAGCCGAAAGCGGACCCGCCGTGGGCGACTTGCGACTTGCGCGGAGAAGGCCGTGGTTCGTCGCGGCCGCGGCCCGTCCTTCCGGTTGCCGACGAGTCGTGCTCGGCTGTCGGCGGGCGAGGCCGGCTGTCCCGTCGCCGGGAGGACACCGCAGCTCCTCAGCGCCGGTGCGGGCAGAGCCGCCGGTGACCCGCCCCCCGCGGGCCGGGCCACCGCGCCCTCGGGCCGGTCAGCCCACGAGCAGATAGCTGGTGCCGTAGCCCTGCGGGTTGCAGGGGCCCAGGAAGCGCCGGTCGGTGTCGGTGTAGGAGAAGCCCGACGGGACAGTGCAGGCCCAGATCCCGGTGCGGGGTTCGCGCAGCCGGTAGGCGGTGCCGTAACCCTGCGGGTTGCAGGCACCGCGGTAGCGCCGGTCGGTGTCGTCGTAGGTGAATCCAGAGGGCACCGTGCACGCCCAGATGCCGTCGGCGGGGTCGACGACGTAGTAGCTGGTGCCGTAGCCGCTCGGGTTGCAGTCCCCTAGGAAACGCCGGTCGGTGTCCGTATAGGTCTTGCCCGCGGGCACCGTACACGCCCAGAAACCGGACGCGGACGCCCCTGGCGCCTCCGCACCGGCCGACGGCGCGGACGCGGCGGCTGCCGCAGGTGTCGCGGCGAGCCCCGTGAGAGCCATTGCCGCCACCCCGGCGGCTGCGGTGACGGCTCTGCGTAATCTCCGTCGCATCATCGAAATCCGACTCCTCCCGGTGTCGCCCGAAGCGCACGACCGGCAGTTCGGTGCACTGTGACGGGGGTGTCGCAGTCGCCGGTCGCCGGGCGCGCTCATCGTCACATCGCGTCAGGGGACGGACAACGCGCCACCTGCTCCCACCCGGTGGGTCCGGGCCATTCTACGAAGGTCCGGTGAAGGACTCTTGTGCACGACGTGACGGCGACACAGGGGCTCCCGCTCGGCTCGGAGGGAGCCGCCGGGGTCGGAATCCGGCCACCCGACGGCGCTCAGAGCGCCCCACCCGTCCCCGCATCCGGCCGGAACCCGCACGCGCGCGCCTCGGCACTCTTGACCGGGCCCCGCGGGCGGTCTCCATGTCGCGGGGAGGCGCTACCAGCCGTCGAGGGCCTCGTGTCGCGGCGCCGCTCCGGCTTCCGAGCCCGCACGCGGTGCCGCGCACCGCCGAACCGGTGCCGACAGCGGCCGCCCCCGGCGTCGGACCGGTCAGATCAACTGGTCGGCTTCGTCGAGCAGGTAGCGGCGCTCGACCTGGTTGCCGGTCAGCGCTGCCGCCTCGCGGTACAGGAGCGCGGCAGCGGCCGAGTCACCTGTCATCCGCACCAGGTGTGCGCGCACCGCGCGTTCCCGTTGCCGGGTGAGAGGAGCCCGGTCCAGCCCGTGGCGCCGGTTGAGGTCGTCGAGCAGCGCCAGCCCGCGGGCCGCACCGAAGGCACGGGCCACCGCGACCACCCGGCTCAGCCGCACCGGCGCGGTCGGGGTGAGGCGCTCGAGCCACAGATACAGCATGGCGATCTGCGGCCAGTCCGTGCACTGCGAAGCTGCGGCGGCGTGCAGAGCCGCGATCGCCGCCTGGAGCTGGTACGGCCCCGTCTCGCCACGATTCCAGACCGTGTCGATCAACTCGGTGCCCTCCTGGATCAGGGAGCGGTTCCATCGGGTCCGGTCCTGTTCGTCCAGCGGCAGCAGCCGGCCGTCCTCGCCGGTACGGGCGGCGCGCCGCGACTCGGTGAGCAGCATCAGCGCCAGCAGTCCGGTCACCTCCGCGTCGTGCGGCCTGGTGACCGCGAGCGTCCGGGTCAGCCGGATCGCCTCGGCGGTCAGGTCGAGGCGCGCGAGTTCGTCGCCGGCGGAGGCCGCGTACCCCTCGTTGAAGATCAGGTACAGCACCCGCATGACAGCATTCATCCGGGCGGGCAGGTCGGCGGCGGTGGGTGCGGTGAAGCGCGCTCCGGCCCGGGTGAGCTGCTGTTTGGCGCGGCTGATCCGCGTCCCCATGGTGGCCTCGGAGGTTCCGTGGGCGTGCGCGATCTCGGCGGTCGTCAGGCCGCCGACCGCGCGCAGGGTGAGCGCCACCTGCGAGGTGTGGCTCAGCGCAGGGTGGCAGCACAGGAGCAGCAGGGTGAGGCTGTCGTCGGTCTCCCGCGGGGGATCCTCCCGGCGATCGGATCCCGCCATGGCCAGTTCGGCCCTGCCCGCGTCCTGCTCACGTCGGTGCCGGGCCCGCTCGGAGCGGAGCAAGTCGACCATCCGCCGGTAGCCGATCCGGATGAGCCAGCTGCGCGGATCCTCCGGTACGCCGTGGGCCGGCCATGTCCGGATCGCCGCCAGCAGCGCTTCCTGTACCGCGTCCTCGGCCGTGTCGAAGCGGCCGAAGCGCCGCACCAGCGCACCGAGGACCTGGGGTGCTTCGGCACGCAGCAGGCTCTCGACGTCGGTGGCGGCGTTCGGCCCGCCGTTCACCGGACCACCGCCCATCGGCCCGGCACGGCGCGCTGCCGCACCGGGCCAGGCGGGGACCCTCCGGTCATGCGGTGAAGTCCTCGCCCATGACCGGCCGGATCTCGATCGGCTCGCCCAGTACCTCCACGATCCGCGAGGCGATCTCCACGGCCCGTTCCCGGTCGACCACGTCGATCACGGCGAAGCTGGCCAGCACTTCCTTCAGCTCGGCGAACGGCCCGTCGGTCGCCGTCGTGCCGTCCGGCGTCCGGTGGACCGTGGTACTGACCGCCGGGTGGCCCAGGCCCTCGGTGCTGAGGAGTTCACCGGTGTCGAGCAGCTCCCGCTCGATTCTCCGGTAGACGGCGAACGCCGCCAGTGCCTCCGGGGACGGCTCCTCTGCGGTCGCGGCGTCCCAGGCGGCGGCCGGCGTATAGCCGAGCAGCAGGTACTTCATCGCGGTTGCCTTTCACTCTCGTCCGGTGATGGTAGAGCGGGTCACGGGGTGCGCCGCAGGGATGTCGCGACGACGGTTGTCCAGGTGAAGGCGACCAGGCCGTTGACGGCGATCTGGACACTCATGTGCTCCTGTGACATGGGCAGGACCAGAACGAGCGCGGCGACGGCGTTCAGTACGGCCGGAAGTGCCGCACGGCGGCGCGCGCACCGCACGGCCAGCACGACGGCGGCGACGGCGAGCGCGGTGAAGGCGACGGCGGCCGAGACCGAGTGCGCGATCCCGTGCCAGGACATTTCGGCGACCGGCCGGTCCGGGGTGTCCGGCGGGAAACCGTTCTCCGGGTCCATGGTGAAGGCTCCCGCGGCGATCAGCCCGGCGCCGAAGATCCCGACGCAGACCGGCAGCGCCCGCCGCCCGACTCCGTCGTGGAGCGTGTGTCCGATGCCGGCGGCCAGTGCGAGACCGCCGAGGCCCGCGAGCACGAACGTGGCGATCTGGATCCAGCCGAGACCGCCGGTGGCGAGCTGACTGATGGGGTGCCGGGTGATGTCGAAGCCCGTACGGGTGAGCATCTGGGTGACGGCGGACGCGGCGAAGACCGGCCCGGCGAGAGCTCCGGCGGCCAGCAGACGGTCCGGGTTGCGGGCGGTGGCGACAGCGGGGGCGGTCATGGCTTCCTCCTTGACAGGTCTCGCGGACACCTCGTCGCCGGGGCCGGGATCTCGACACGGCATTCATGTGACCTGCCTCACTGGTGTTCGGCGTCGAGGACGGGTGGGCGGCTCCGAGGTGACCGCAAGACCCCATCGAGGAGGACGAGATGTCTGAGACCATTCCGCCGAGCGCCGAGCTGCGGGCCCTGGACCGCCTGGCCGGCACCTGGGCGGTCACCGGCGGAGCGGAGGGAACCGTGCGGTACGAGTGGATGCCCGGCCGGTACTTCCTGATCCAGCACGTGGAGCTCACGCAGTTCGGCGAGCAGGTCACCGGCATGGAGCTGATCGGGAACCTGCGCCCGTTCGGCGAGCCGACCGGTGCGGACGTCGTGTCGCGGTACTACGACTCGACCGGCAACACATTCGACTACGTCTACGAGCTGGTCGGCGACAAGCTCACCATCTGGGCCGGTGCGAAGGGCAGCCCGGCCTACTACGAAGGAACGTTCAGCGCCGACGGCACCACCGCGACCGGCGACTGGGTCTACCCCGGCGGAGGCGGATACACCTCGACCATGACGCGGATCTGACCCCCGGCACGCGGCAGACCGTACGAGCGGCCCGGCGCCTGGCGACGTCCCCGAGCGGACTGTCGCCAGGCGCCGGGCTCGCTGCCCGGAGGCCGGTGGGGCCTCCCCGGGATGGAGCAGGGCGGTGGGACCGTCGGGACCGTTGGGCTCCGGCCGGCCCACGAGGTCGAAGACGCTCGAGCACCACCCGCCGTCTCAAAACTGTCTCACAAAGAGACCTTTATTTTTTGAGATGCCGGTACACCGTGGCGCGGGACACACCGAGCCGTGCGGCGATGGAGTCGACCGTGTGCTCACCGGACGCGTGCAGCTGACGGGCCAGCGCCGCATCCGCCTCGCTCACCGCCCTGGGGCGCCCGCCGCCTGCCCGCCGGGCGTCGGGCCCGGACTCCGGGAGCAGCCGCCACGCCCCGGCGAGGAGGTGGCCCCGAAGCTCCTCGTTGGAGAGCTGCGGCATGAGCGCGACAGGGTCGGTGACGGCTGAGACAGCCTGCGCGACGGCGATGCGCTCGGGGATCCCCGCACCCGAGCCGGCCCCCACCTCGATGCCGTGCTCCATCGTCCGCAGCAGCCGGCTGAAGGAGTCCGAAGGTGTGGCGGGCAGCTCTCGCAGCAGCGTGACCAGGGTGTTCCTATACCGCAGGAACACATCGAGCCACCCTGTCACCAGGGTGCCGCGCACGGCCGCGATCCCCCCGGCCTCCAGCTGGCCGAGCGCGTCTCCCAGCACCTGTTCCAGTTCGCTCGTCATCGGATCCAGCAGGTCTCCGAGGATCTGCGCCTTGGAGGAGAAGTGGTAGTACAGCGCAGCCTTGGTGATCCCCACGCGGTCGGCGACCTCCTGCAGCGCCGTCGCGTGGTAGCCGCGCTCGACGAACAGCTGTTCCGCCTCGTGCAGGATCCGCTCGCGCGTGGTCGTCCGCTGGTCCATTTTCTTTCCCCTGCTTACCTCTGGTCAGTTCTGCGCTACGCTCTACTTACCAGAGGTAGGCAGAACGGCAAGGAGCTTTGCAATGCTGACCAACGTCCCGTCGCCGGGTGGTGATCCCGGTGTCGCGATCAGTATCCGCGACCTGGTGAAGACTTTCGGGGACACGACGGCCCTCGACCGCCTCCGGCTGACGGCCCGCTCCGGAGAGGTCCACGGCTTTCTCGGGCCCAACGGTGCCGGCAAGTCCACCACCATCAGGGTTCTGCTCGGACTGCTGCGCAAGGACTCCGGCCAGGCCGCTCTGCTCGGTGGCGACCCGTGGAACGACGCGGTCGAACTGCACCGGCGGCTGGCGTACGTGCCCGGCGACGTGAATCTGTGGCCCAATCTGACCGGTGGAGAGGCGATCGACCTGCTGGGTTCCCTGCGCGGCGGACTCGACGACACCCGCAGGCGGGAACTCCTGGAGAAGTTCGCCCTCGACCCGGGCAAGAAGATGCGGACCTACTCCAAGGGCAACCGGCAGAAGGTCGCACTGGTGGCCGCGTTCTCCTCCGACGTGGACCTCTACATCCTGGACGAGCCCACGTCCGGACTGGATCCGCTGATGGAGGCCGTCTTCCAGGAGTGCGTCCAGGAGCTCCGCCGAGCCGGCAAGACCATCCTGCTCTCCAGCCACATCCTGGCCGAGGTCGAGAAGCTGTGCGACCGGGTGAGCATCATCCGGGAGGGCCGGACGGTCGAATCGGGCACTCTCTCCGAGTTGCGCCACCTCACCCGCACCTCGCTCAAGGTCGAGACCGAGACAGCCCCCGCGGACCTCCGGTCGCTGTCCGGGGTGCACCAGCTCGTCGTGGACGGCCACCACGCCGAGTTCGAGGCGGACACCGCCCGACTCGGTGAGATCCACCGTTACTTGGCCTCGCTCGGCGTCCGCTCACTGACAAGCACTCCCCCGACACTCGAAGAGTTGTTCCTGCGGCACTACGGCGACCAGTCGGCCGACGAGCCCGCCGAGACGGCGGTCGGTGCACGATGAGCGCGCTCACGGGTACCGGAGTACTGACCCGGCTGGCGCTGCGGCGTGACCGCCTCCGACTGCCGCTGTGGGTGGCGGGCCTCGCGGCGCTGTTCGCCTCCATCGGCAACAGCATCTCCGGCCTCTACGACTCCGACGCCGCACGGCTGGAGAACGCCCAGGTCCGCGCGGACAACGTGGTCACCCGCGCGTTCACCGGCCCGGCCCCCGGCGCCGGCTCAGGAGCGTTGACCGTCTCCGAGGGCCTCGTCTTCACCTGTGTGCTCGTCGCCCTGATGAACATCCTGCTCGTGGTGCGGCACACCCGGCAGAACGAGGAACTCGGACGGGCCGAACTGGTCGGATCCACCGCTGTGGGGAGGCACGCCGGTCTGACCGCCGCCCTGCTGCTCGCGGCGCTGGCAAACGTCGCACTCATCGTGCTCAGCACCCTCGCCCTGCTCGGCACGGGGATGCCGGTAGGAGGGTCCGTACTGGTCGGAGTGGCGCTCGGCACGGTCGGCATGGCCTTCGCGGGCCTCACCTCGATCGCCGCCCAGCTGACCGAGAGTGCCCGCGCCGCCGGCGGACTCGGCGGGCTCCTCCTCGCCACCGCCTTTCTGCTGCGCGCCGCGGGTGACGCCTTCGGGAACACGGCATCGGACAAGGTGACGGTCGACCCCGCCTGGCCGAGCTGGATCTCCCCGCTGGGCTGGGGACAGCAGCTGCGCCCCTACGGAGAGAGCCGGCTGTGGCCCGTGGCGCTGCTGCTGCTCTGCACCGCCGTCAGTGTGCTGATCGCCGTACAGCTGAGCGTCCACCGGGACGTCGGCACCGGAATGCTTCCCGCACGGCGCGGCGCGGCCCGTGCGCGTTCCTCGCTGCTCAAGCCGATCGGGCTGGTCTGGCGCCTGCAGCGCGGCCTGCTGCTCGGCTGGGTCGTGGGCATCGCCGTGTTCGGCGCGGTCTTCGGCGGCATCGGCGACCAGGTCGAAGACCTCTTCAGCAGCGAGGAGAGCGCACAGTTCGTCCGCGACCTGGGGGGCGAGGGAGACCTGGTGAACGCGTACTTCGCCGGGATGATGGGACTGCTCTCGGTGGTGGTGGCCGGATTCACCGTCCAGTCACTCGTCCGGCTGCGCTCCGACGAGGAGAACGGACCGACCGAGGCCGTCCTGACGACGGCCGTGAGCCGGACGCACTGGGTGCTGGCGCACGCGTTCGTCGCCCTGCTGGGCACGGCACTGGTCCTGGCCGGACTCGGGCTGAGCACGGGGCTGGCCTACGGCGCCGTCTCGGGCGACCTGACGGGAGCTTTGGGAGACCTGCTCGAGACGACGCTCGCACAGCTCGCCCCCACCGCAGTTCTGGCGGGCTTCGCGCTGGCGGCGTTCGGAGTGCTGCCACGCGGTGCGGCGACCGTGTCCTGGGCGGCGTTCGCCGTCTGCCTGGTGATCGGGCAGTTCGGCACCCTGCTGGACCTGCCGGACAGTCTGATCGGCATCTCGCCCTTCACCCACCTGCCCGACCTTCCGGCCGAGTCGCTCACCGCGGCTCCGGTACTGGCCATGTCGGCACTGGCCACGGTGCTCGCCGCGGTGGGCGTGGCCGGCTTCCGCCGACGCAGCCTCGTGCTCGGTGGCTGAGCAGCCTCTGGAGGAGAGTCCGATTGAAGAGCGTCGCGACCTCACGTGGGCCGGCCCTCCCTGCCCTCGACCGGGATCAAGCGCCTGCCATCCCCCTCCCCACACCGGAACGACCGGCGAACCGGCCCATGACAGGTGAAAACTCAGATCGAGCGCTTCCGACCTGAGCTTTCACCGAGTCACCCGCGGAGACCGCCCCGGTTGCGCCGGACGCTCCTCCGACACAACCGGGTCAGCGCATCGAGCTTCCGAACCGCGCTCCGCTCACGGGCGCGTCGAGATCGCTCGGCCCGAAGGAAGCGGCGCTGTCCGTGGTGACGCCCGTAGCCGTGCCGCGAAGCGACCACACGGCGCCGGAGGAGTCGTTCTCCTTCGTCGACGAAACGTTGACGTCACGGTGTCCGTCACCGTCGACGTCCAGGAGTGCGCAGGCCGCGCCGAACTCGTCGTTCTCCTCGGCGACTCCGGGCACGCCCGGGCTGTCCTGGTCGAGCAACTGGCTGCCCTTGCCCGTGACGCCCGTCCCGGCACCGTGCAACAGGGCGATCGCGCCCGCGTCGTTGGTGTCCCCGCTGCCCTTCCAGCGGATGCCGAGGGCGACCTCGGCGCGACCGTCGCCGGTCACATCCGCGACGGAGACGCAGGAGCCGAGCATCTCGCCGGATGAAGGCGCCTCGCCGGGGAAGCCCTCGAGGCTCTGGTCGAACGTCTGCCGACGGCTGGAGGACAGGCCCTCCTTCGTGCCGAAGACGACCGTGACCTCGTCGAACAGGTCACTTCCGGCACTCACCACGAGGTCGTCGAACCCGTCGCCGTCCACGTCGCCCGCGTCCATGTCCCCGCCGCCGTCGGTCGGACCGGTGGAGACGGTGAAGCCGGAGGGGCTGCCGAGGAGGGCGTCGCTGCTGTACACGCCGTCGCCCTCGTAACGCCGGAAGACGAGATCCTGCCGGCCGTCGCCGTTGACGTCGGCCACCCCACGGGCCGTCGAAGGGCCGCTGATCGAGGTGGCGCTGTTGTTCTCGTCGTCCCACTCGGACCGGTCCAGGAAGTCGAGCTTCTCGGCCGGGGTTCCGGAACGGGTCACAGGCCCCTTCCATAGGGCCGCGGGCTGCTCGACCGGGTCGTCTCCGCTCGTCCCCGGGTCGCCCAGCAGGGCGAGGTCGGCCTTCTTGTCGCCGTCGAAGTCGCCGATCTGCGGCGTCGTCCCGAATCCGGGTATGGCCGTGCCGCCGGTGAGCCCCTTGGCCGAACCCCACAGGACGACGCTGCCGGCCGAGGCGTCGGCCGAGCCGATGATCAGGTCGGCGTACCCGTCACCGTCCAGGTCCCCCTTGCTGAAGGACTTCCCGAACTGCTGCCCGGCCGCGGCCGCCCCCGGCACACCGCTCGTCGAACGGCTCACCAGCTGCTTGTCCGAGGTGTCGAGGCCCTGGGCCGAACCGTAGGTGACAGCCACATAGCCGGCCTTCGCCTTGCCGCCGACGGTTCCTCCGGGGGCACCGCTCACCAGGTCCGCGTAACCGTCCCCGTTGAGGTCCTCCGCCACCTCGGCCTGCTGCACCGCCGGCTCCTCTGCTCGCTCCGCGGCACCCGCCTGCTGCGGGTGGGCGAACATCCCGGTGGTCAGCCCACCGACGGTCGCCATCACGAGGGCGGCTCCGATGGTCGTGAGACGGGCTGCCGATGTTCTGCGGGCAGAGCCCCACCACGCTCGGCCCGGCGTTCTCCAAAGCTCATCCGCTGCTTCCCTCGCATCCGGTCGGTTCCACGTCACATGCGGTCGCAAGCCTCGACGGCCCTCCTGAGAGCCGAGTTGCCTCTCCCCCTCCAGGAGGACTGCCGGTCGAGAGCGCTGGTCCGCTACACCGGATGAGATGACGACCGGCCGCAAAATGTTCACGGGATTCTGCCCCCGCTCGGCACAGCGGACAGTCGCAGTGCACTCGCACAGCGGCGGGGCACCAGGACGACAGGGCAACCGGCCCCACACACCGTCGGCGCCGGCTCGGAACCCTCACCGACGGTTCGGCCGCGAGACGGTGGAACCGCCCCCGACGAGGGTGTTGCCCGCGACGGCTGCCACGTGCTGCGGACCGGACTACGTCGCCTCGGTGAGAAGCGCAGTCGAGGCGCCCATGTGCAGGCGCCGGGTGTGATCGACCGCGCGCACCGGCCCGGTCAGCGTGACCGGAACCGTGAAGCGCGGGTCGGTGCTCGATGTGCCCAGCCGCAGTTCGAGGTCCCCAGGCTCGATGATCCGGTGACCCTCGCGGCCCGTGAAGGAGGCGAGGTCCGCCGGGATCGCCATGTTCACCCGGGCTGCCCGGCCCGGATCCAGGTCGAGGCGCACATATCCGACGAGGCGCTGCACCGGCTGGACCACGGAGGCGACCGGCTGGTGAAGATATACCTGCACCACTTCGACGCCCTTCCGCACACCGGTGTTGCGGACGGTGCAGGAAAGAGCGAACTCCCCTTCTGTGGATGTCCGTCCGCACTGCACTTGCAGATCGCTCCACTCGAAGTCGGTGTACGTGAGACCGTGGCCGAAACCGAATGCCGGGGTCGGGTCGATGCTGGACACCTCGCTGGAATGACCGAGCCGCGCCGCCAGGTATGTGGAGGGCTGCGCTCCCGGACCGCTCGGGACACCGACGGGCAGACGGCCGGACGGTTCGGTGCGGCCGCTGAGAAGCGAGGCGATGGCCCTCGTGCCTTCCTCACCGGGGAAGAACGACTGCACGATCGCGGCTGCCTCGTGCACCGCACGCCCAAGGGCGTAGGGGCGTCCGGCGAGCAGGGCCACGACGACAGGGGTGTGCGTGTCGAGGAGCGCATCGAGCAATTGCTGCTGGACACCGGGGAGGGCCAGGTTCTCGGCATCGCATCCTTCCCCGCTCGTTCCGCGCCCGAAGAGGCCGGCGCGGTCGCCCAGGGCCACGATCACAAGATCTGCTCCCCTGGCCAGCTCTGCTGCCTCCTCGATTCCGCCGGTGTCCGTGCCGTCGATGTCGACGCCCTGCGCGGCGACGATCTCGCTGCGGGGGAACTCCGCCGCGCATGCCGCACGCAGGGTGGGCAGTTCGATGCCCGGTGGGGTGCCGGGGTGCCGGTTTCCGACATGGACGGGGAAGGAGTAGCAGCCCAGGACCGCCGTCGGATTCTCGGCGTTGGGCCCGATGACCGCGATACGGGCAGGCGCGTCGCCGCTCGAGCCCGCCGCGAGGGGCAGAGTACCGTCATTGCTCAGCAGGACGAGGGCCTGTTCGGCAACCCGACGAGCGAGCTTCCGGTTCTCACCGGTGTCGAGACAGACCGTTCCGCGCAGTGCGTCAGGGGTGCCTCCTGCGGAACCGTCCGCCTGTTCGGCTGCGCAGAGCACTGGCGGCACCGGATTCCAGCTCGCGTCGAGCAGCCCCAACTGAACTTTCTGGACGAGCACTCGGCGTACTGCACGATCCACCAGTTCCTCGGATACGAGCCCCTGGGCAATCGCGTCCGTCAACGGGCCGCCGAACGCCTTGACGGTGGGCAGCTCCACATCCACGCCCGCGTCGAGTGCCGCCCCGGCCGCTTCCCCGAAGGATGCCACGACGCCGTGCAGGGTTTTCAGGAACGCGATGCCGAAGTAGTCGGCGACCACGGTCCCCTCGAAGCCCCAGGTGTCGCGGAGCAGACCGGTCAGCAGCTGTCCGTCGGCCGCGGAGGGGATTCCGTCGGTGTCGGTGTAGGCGTGCATGACCGAGCGGACGCCGCTCTCGCGCACGGCCATCTCGAACGGGGGCAGGATGACATCGGCCCGCTCGCGCGCCCCCATGGCGACGGGGGCGAGGTTGCGGCCCGCCCGCGAGGCGGAGTAGCCGGCGAAGTGTTTGAGCGTGGCGACGACCCCGGCCGACTCCAGTCCTCGTACGTAGGCCGTGGCGATGGTGCCCACGAGGTACGGGTCCTCGCCGATGGTCTCCTCGACGCGGCCCCAGCGCACGTCGCGTACGACGTCCAGGACCGGGGCGAGTCCCTGGTGCACGCCGACGGAACTCATGTCACGGCCGATCGCGGCGGCCATCTCGTGGATCAGCTCCGGATGGAAGGTGGCGCCCCAGGACAGTGGTACCGGGTAGGCGGTCGCACCCCAGGTGGCGAAGCCGGCAAGGCACTCCTCGTGCGCCAGTGCCGGTATGCCGAACCGGTTCGCGCGCACGATCCGCTGCTGGGTACGGAGGAGCGAGAGAGCACCGACGCCGGGGTCGACCGGGGCTGTTCCGAACGGGCGGGTCAGCTGTCCGAGGCCGTGCGGAAGCAGGTCGTCGAAGGCGACGGCCTCCTCCATGTCGTGCTGGAGCGGGGCGACTTCGCCTCCCTCGTCGGACGCACCCACCCAGACGCCGAAGAGCTGGGAGACCTTCTCCTGGAGGGTCATGGCGGCGATCAGGGCGTCAGCTCGGTCCTCGGGGGTGCGGGCTGGATCGTGCCAAGGCCCGGTGCCATGGTCCGCGGCCCCGGAGCTCGGTGTCCGGGGAGCGGCGGTCGTCGGCGCACCGGTGTTGTCCATGTTGGTGGTCACTTTCCTCCGACCCCCATCAGCCCCTGAACCAGGGCACGACGAGCGAACAGGTAGACGAGCAGGATGGGGAGCATGGACAGGACGACCGCGGCGAGCAGACCGGGAGTGTCGACGCCGTGCTCGGTCTGGAACTCGTAGAGCCCCAGGGTGATCACTTTGGTCTCGGCGGACTGTGTCAGCACCAGGGGGAAGAGGAAGCCGTTCCACGCCTGGAGTGCGGAGAAGACGATGATCGTCGCGAGGCCGCTTCTGGACAGTGGCAGCACCAGTTGGAAGAAGATCCGTCGTGACGAGGCGCCGTCCACCGTCATGGCCTCGTACAGGTCGGGGGTGATGTCCCGCATCACCCCGGTGAGGATCAGGGCGCACACCGGCATGGCGAAGGCCGCCGTCGGGAGGATGACGCCGATGAGGTTGTCGTAGAGACCGGCCTCGCTGATGACGAAGAACATCGGGACGATGACTGCCTGCGAGGGGATCGCCAGGCCCAGGAGGAACAGCCGGAAGACCGTGGAGGCGATCCGGCCCCGGCTTCTGACGATCGTGTACGCCAGTGGCGGGACGAGGAGGAGGACGATTCCCACCACGCAGGCCGTGACGATGACGGTGTTGAGGAAGTACTGCGCGAAGCCGCTGTTGAGGTCCTTGATGTAGTTGTCGAGCGTGAGGTGCTCGGGGAAGGCCAGTGGGCCGTTCGCTGCGTAGTCGGGGCGCGACTGGAACGTGGCGATCAGCATCACGTACAGCGGCAGGCCCACCACGAGGAGCCAGAGGCCTGAGCCGAAGCCGGCGAGGTGGTTGGGACGGCTCTTGCTCACAGTCCCTCCATGGTGCTGCGCATCTTGTCGTA
It encodes the following:
- a CDS encoding FG-GAP-like repeat-containing protein, with product MATVGGLTTGMFAHPQQAGAAERAEEPAVQQAEVAEDLNGDGYADLVSGAPGGTVGGKAKAGYVAVTYGSAQGLDTSDKQLVSRSTSGVPGAAAAGQQFGKSFSKGDLDGDGYADLIIGSADASAGSVVLWGSAKGLTGGTAIPGFGTTPQIGDFDGDKKADLALLGDPGTSGDDPVEQPAALWKGPVTRSGTPAEKLDFLDRSEWDDENNSATSISGPSTARGVADVNGDGRQDLVFRRYEGDGVYSSDALLGSPSGFTVSTGPTDGGGDMDAGDVDGDGFDDLVVSAGSDLFDEVTVVFGTKEGLSSSRRQTFDQSLEGFPGEAPSSGEMLGSCVSVADVTGDGRAEVALGIRWKGSGDTNDAGAIALLHGAGTGVTGKGSQLLDQDSPGVPGVAEENDEFGAACALLDVDGDGHRDVNVSSTKENDSSGAVWSLRGTATGVTTDSAASFGPSDLDAPVSGARFGSSMR
- a CDS encoding glycoside hydrolase family 3 N-terminal domain-containing protein, translated to MTLQEKVSQLFGVWVGASDEGGEVAPLQHDMEEAVAFDDLLPHGLGQLTRPFGTAPVDPGVGALSLLRTQQRIVRANRFGIPALAHEECLAGFATWGATAYPVPLSWGATFHPELIHEMAAAIGRDMSSVGVHQGLAPVLDVVRDVRWGRVEETIGEDPYLVGTIATAYVRGLESAGVVATLKHFAGYSASRAGRNLAPVAMGARERADVILPPFEMAVRESGVRSVMHAYTDTDGIPSAADGQLLTGLLRDTWGFEGTVVADYFGIAFLKTLHGVVASFGEAAGAALDAGVDVELPTVKAFGGPLTDAIAQGLVSEELVDRAVRRVLVQKVQLGLLDASWNPVPPVLCAAEQADGSAGGTPDALRGTVCLDTGENRKLARRVAEQALVLLSNDGTLPLAAGSSGDAPARIAVIGPNAENPTAVLGCYSFPVHVGNRHPGTPPGIELPTLRAACAAEFPRSEIVAAQGVDIDGTDTGGIEEAAELARGADLVIVALGDRAGLFGRGTSGEGCDAENLALPGVQQQLLDALLDTHTPVVVALLAGRPYALGRAVHEAAAIVQSFFPGEEGTRAIASLLSGRTEPSGRLPVGVPSGPGAQPSTYLAARLGHSSEVSSIDPTPAFGFGHGLTYTDFEWSDLQVQCGRTSTEGEFALSCTVRNTGVRKGVEVVQVYLHQPVASVVQPVQRLVGYVRLDLDPGRAARVNMAIPADLASFTGREGHRIIEPGDLELRLGTSSTDPRFTVPVTLTGPVRAVDHTRRLHMGASTALLTEAT
- a CDS encoding carbohydrate ABC transporter permease; its protein translation is MSKSRPNHLAGFGSGLWLLVVGLPLYVMLIATFQSRPDYAANGPLAFPEHLTLDNYIKDLNSGFAQYFLNTVIVTACVVGIVLLLVPPLAYTIVRSRGRIASTVFRLFLLGLAIPSQAVIVPMFFVISEAGLYDNLIGVILPTAAFAMPVCALILTGVMRDITPDLYEAMTVDGASSRRIFFQLVLPLSRSGLATIIVFSALQAWNGFLFPLVLTQSAETKVITLGLYEFQTEHGVDTPGLLAAVVLSMLPILLVYLFARRALVQGLMGVGGK